One genomic segment of Pedobacter endophyticus includes these proteins:
- the pth gene encoding aminoacyl-tRNA hydrolase yields MKYLIVGLGNIGPDYAHTRHNIGFDIADELVKGLSGSFENIRLAYYAEVSFKGKKLHVIKPTTFMNLSGKAVNYWMKELKIAPENVLVIVDDLALPLGKLRLKLQGSSAGHNGLKSIEEVCGGQNYARLRFGIGSDYPKGRQVDFVLGQFDKNEQLEIPALIDKSVELIKSFVTVGPAHTMTAFNK; encoded by the coding sequence ATGAAATATCTTATAGTTGGTTTAGGCAATATTGGGCCCGATTATGCGCATACAAGGCACAACATAGGTTTTGATATTGCAGATGAATTGGTGAAAGGCTTAAGTGGAAGCTTTGAGAATATTCGTTTGGCTTACTATGCGGAAGTGAGTTTTAAAGGGAAGAAACTTCATGTGATTAAGCCGACCACTTTTATGAATCTCAGTGGTAAGGCCGTAAACTATTGGATGAAAGAACTTAAGATTGCTCCCGAAAATGTGCTCGTTATTGTTGATGATTTGGCACTGCCTTTAGGGAAACTCCGCCTAAAGCTGCAAGGGTCGAGTGCCGGGCATAATGGACTGAAAAGTATTGAAGAGGTTTGCGGCGGTCAAAACTACGCCCGATTACGTTTCGGCATTGGAAGTGACTACCCAAAAGGTCGTCAGGTAGATTTTGTGCTTGGCCAGTTCGATAAAAATGAACAGCTGGAAATTCCGGCCCTCATTGATAAGAGTGTCGAACTGATCAAAAGCTTCGTAACTGTTGGCCCCGCGCACACGATGACTGCTTTTAACAAATAA
- a CDS encoding amidohydrolase → MIQFYIFSHMKSLLYFFFPVLLFSSCSEKEEADSIVYNAKVYTVNTNFDTVEAFAVKNGKILALGTTHDIRAQYKAKEEIDAAGKAVYPGFIDAHAHFYGYGQSLQTADLRDTKSWDEILQRLSDFAKTHPDGWLIGNGWDQNDWQDKSFPTNETLTQLFPNRPVFLNRIDGHAAIANQKALDDAGIKGEVKLVGGDMLVKNGKLTGVLIDNAVALVESKIPSPDAKLAEKIFTDAQKNCFAAGLTTIDDCGLSYLAVEFIEKLQKENKLKMRLYVMLSDDEANYKYLFNRGPIKTERLNVRAFKVYADGALGSRGACLLHPYSDMPGKKGFLLSNPKHFEEVAKKIAANNFQMCTHAIGDSANRTILKIYNNVLKGKNDKRWRIEHAQVINKADFDLFGKTSIVPSVQPTHATSDMYWAGERLGKERLKGAYAYKQLLKQNGWIPLGTDFPVENINPLLTFYAATVREDSKGFPKGGFQVENALTPEEALRGMTIWAAKANFEENEKGSLEKGKLADFVILDKDILKSTSQTILKTKVLKTYLNGEKVYEAK, encoded by the coding sequence ATGATTCAATTTTATATCTTTAGCCACATGAAATCTCTTTTGTACTTTTTCTTTCCTGTTTTGCTATTTTCTTCATGTAGTGAAAAGGAAGAGGCAGACAGTATTGTTTACAACGCAAAAGTTTATACAGTTAATACCAACTTTGATACCGTTGAAGCTTTTGCCGTAAAAAACGGGAAGATTTTGGCGCTCGGTACCACCCACGATATCAGAGCGCAGTACAAAGCCAAAGAAGAAATTGATGCCGCTGGCAAAGCGGTATATCCGGGGTTTATTGATGCGCACGCCCATTTTTATGGCTACGGACAAAGCTTGCAAACTGCCGACCTTCGCGATACAAAATCGTGGGATGAAATTTTACAGCGGCTAAGTGATTTCGCTAAAACCCATCCCGACGGTTGGCTAATCGGTAACGGCTGGGATCAAAACGACTGGCAAGACAAATCTTTTCCTACAAATGAAACCTTAACACAGCTCTTTCCAAATCGCCCGGTATTTTTAAACCGTATCGACGGACATGCAGCCATTGCCAACCAAAAAGCTTTGGATGATGCAGGTATTAAAGGCGAAGTAAAGTTGGTTGGTGGCGATATGCTTGTTAAAAACGGAAAATTAACGGGCGTGTTAATTGATAATGCAGTGGCCTTGGTAGAAAGCAAAATCCCATCGCCAGATGCTAAATTAGCCGAGAAAATTTTTACCGATGCGCAAAAAAATTGCTTTGCTGCTGGTTTAACCACTATTGATGATTGCGGACTGAGTTATTTAGCCGTAGAGTTTATCGAAAAGCTGCAGAAAGAGAACAAGCTTAAAATGCGTTTGTATGTGATGCTTTCTGATGATGAAGCCAATTATAAATATCTGTTTAACCGTGGACCGATAAAAACCGAACGCTTAAATGTACGGGCCTTTAAGGTTTATGCCGATGGGGCATTAGGCTCTCGCGGGGCTTGCCTGTTACATCCATACAGCGATATGCCAGGCAAAAAAGGCTTTTTATTGAGCAATCCCAAACATTTTGAAGAAGTGGCCAAAAAAATAGCTGCCAATAACTTCCAAATGTGTACGCATGCCATTGGCGACTCAGCTAATCGGACGATTCTAAAAATTTATAACAACGTTTTAAAAGGTAAGAACGATAAACGCTGGCGGATAGAGCACGCACAGGTTATTAACAAAGCCGATTTCGATTTATTCGGAAAAACAAGCATTGTGCCTTCGGTACAGCCCACACACGCTACATCAGACATGTATTGGGCTGGCGAGCGCTTAGGGAAAGAACGCTTGAAAGGTGCTTATGCTTATAAACAATTATTGAAACAAAATGGCTGGATCCCTTTAGGAACAGACTTCCCTGTCGAAAACATAAATCCCTTATTAACGTTTTATGCAGCAACGGTTAGAGAAGATTCGAAAGGATTTCCAAAAGGAGGTTTTCAGGTAGAGAACGCTTTAACGCCCGAAGAAGCCTTACGTGGCATGACCATTTGGGCAGCTAAAGCCAATTTTGAGGAAAACGAAAAAGGCAGTCTGGAAAAAGGCAAACTGGCCGACTTTGTTATACTCGACAAAGACATTTTAAAATCAACATCACAAACAATATTGAAAACTAAGGTTTTGAAAACCTACTTGAACGGAGAAAAAGTATATGAAGCGAAATAG
- a CDS encoding serine hydrolase domain-containing protein: MKRNRLFILATASFFNVLCLGACAQEHSSNEKKLSVANSISRSTVVLNNQDSIIPLKSLDKKNIASVSLSFAYSAVFDSLANKYDKITSFSADSYKDSVNLYDLEDDLKYFNTVLICVDDQNSNNAKFINFINSISKTKNVILSVFGNGTALKSFDAIQTPVVWTAQNNADAAAIVPQYIFGGISAENKLTKAYSARYTIGSGFKTAKTRLKYTVPEDAGVNSNSLKEIDAIASEAINQKATPGLVVLVAKDGKVIFNKAYGTHTYDSNMPDKVTDIFDLASVTKVTATTPSVMRLFEEGKLKLDTNIGAYIPKARTTPMNNIQVREVMLHQAGFIPYIPFHNYIKAGDYSRDSSAAFPTKVADNYYIRKGFFKDFMWPKMLNSPIKTRGKYVYSDISMYVMKDIVEHISEEPLNDYAYQNFYKPLGMQTAGFLPRNRFKADQIIPTEMDTYFRKTLLVGYVHDQGAGLAGGVSGHAGLFASANDLAIIYQMLLNRGSYGGEEYFKAQTVDMFTSKQSNVSRRGLGFDRWDPDTAKHYPSVYASPQTYGHTGYTGTCVWVDPSRGLVYVFLSNRVNPTVSDKLSDLRIRGRIQDVVNKAIDEAK, translated from the coding sequence ATGAAGCGAAATAGATTATTTATTCTGGCTACGGCGAGTTTCTTTAATGTTTTATGTTTAGGAGCATGCGCACAAGAGCATTCCTCGAACGAAAAAAAACTTTCAGTAGCAAATTCGATAAGCAGAAGCACGGTAGTTTTAAACAATCAGGATTCTATAATTCCCTTAAAATCGCTCGATAAAAAGAACATTGCCTCGGTAAGTTTGAGCTTTGCCTACAGTGCCGTGTTTGATAGCCTTGCGAACAAATACGATAAGATTACTTCCTTCTCTGCCGATTCTTATAAGGACAGCGTTAACCTGTACGATTTGGAAGATGACCTCAAATATTTCAATACGGTGCTCATCTGCGTCGACGATCAAAACAGCAACAACGCAAAGTTTATCAACTTTATCAACAGCATAAGCAAAACGAAGAACGTTATTCTTTCGGTTTTTGGCAATGGAACAGCCTTAAAATCTTTTGATGCAATTCAAACTCCAGTTGTATGGACGGCGCAAAACAATGCAGATGCTGCGGCCATCGTTCCGCAATATATCTTCGGAGGAATTTCGGCGGAAAATAAATTAACGAAGGCCTATTCAGCACGCTACACCATTGGATCGGGCTTTAAAACTGCCAAAACAAGGTTGAAATATACCGTTCCGGAAGATGCCGGCGTGAATTCAAACAGCTTGAAGGAAATCGATGCCATTGCATCGGAGGCCATCAATCAAAAAGCTACGCCCGGCTTGGTTGTACTTGTTGCCAAAGATGGAAAGGTAATTTTTAACAAAGCCTACGGAACGCACACTTATGATTCGAATATGCCTGATAAGGTAACAGACATTTTCGATTTAGCCTCAGTTACGAAAGTTACCGCTACTACACCTTCGGTAATGCGGTTATTTGAAGAGGGCAAGTTAAAACTAGATACCAACATTGGCGCCTACATTCCAAAGGCACGAACTACGCCAATGAATAACATTCAGGTTCGCGAAGTTATGCTTCACCAGGCTGGTTTTATCCCTTACATTCCCTTTCATAATTACATAAAAGCTGGCGATTACAGCCGCGATTCATCCGCCGCGTTTCCCACAAAGGTGGCCGATAATTATTACATCAGGAAAGGCTTTTTTAAAGATTTTATGTGGCCAAAAATGTTAAACTCTCCTATAAAAACCCGGGGGAAATACGTTTATAGCGACATTAGCATGTACGTAATGAAAGATATTGTTGAGCACATCAGCGAAGAACCGTTAAATGATTATGCTTATCAGAACTTTTATAAACCACTGGGCATGCAAACTGCCGGTTTCTTGCCAAGAAACCGTTTCAAGGCCGATCAAATCATTCCGACAGAGATGGATACTTATTTCAGGAAGACATTGTTGGTAGGCTACGTTCACGATCAGGGTGCAGGGTTGGCTGGTGGTGTTTCTGGCCATGCAGGTTTGTTTGCCAGTGCCAACGACTTAGCTATTATTTATCAAATGTTGTTAAACCGGGGCAGTTACGGCGGCGAGGAGTACTTTAAAGCGCAAACAGTTGATATGTTTACCTCGAAACAATCTAATGTAAGTCGTCGCGGCTTAGGCTTCGATCGCTGGGATCCTGATACGGCGAAACATTACCCTTCGGTGTATGCTTCGCCACAAACTTATGGACATACTGGCTACACGGGCACTTGCGTTTGGGTCGATCCATCGCGTGGTTTGGTGTATGTGTTTTTATCAAACAGAGTGAACCCGACCGTAAGCGATAAACTATCAGACCTGAGAATAAGGGGCCGAATTCAAGACGTGGTGAATAAAGCGATTGATGAGGCGAAGTAA
- a CDS encoding 50S ribosomal protein L25/general stress protein Ctc: MKTIAISGSPRENVGKRDAKELRYEGKVPAVLYGGNEQKHLAVLIADLRDVIYTPEVNFVEIDVNGAKTKAIVKDTQFHPLTDVLMHIDFLQLFDEKEIVMEIPVKLTGTSPGVKMGGKLIQKLRKLRVKALPANMPQNVEVSLEQLEVGSLFRVRDLKGQNYVITNTPEDTIVSVAMSRALKQAETEAAKGKK, encoded by the coding sequence ATGAAAACAATCGCTATTAGCGGTTCTCCAAGAGAGAACGTAGGGAAACGCGATGCCAAGGAACTTCGTTACGAAGGTAAGGTTCCGGCGGTATTGTACGGTGGAAATGAGCAAAAACACTTAGCTGTGTTGATCGCTGATTTAAGAGATGTTATTTATACTCCGGAAGTAAATTTTGTGGAAATTGATGTGAACGGTGCTAAAACAAAAGCAATCGTAAAAGACACACAATTCCACCCACTTACCGACGTATTAATGCACATCGATTTTCTTCAGTTATTCGACGAAAAAGAAATCGTGATGGAAATTCCGGTTAAGTTAACAGGAACTTCTCCAGGTGTTAAAATGGGGGGTAAATTAATCCAAAAGTTACGTAAACTTCGCGTTAAAGCGTTGCCAGCTAACATGCCACAAAACGTTGAGGTAAGCTTAGAGCAATTAGAAGTGGGTAGCTTATTCCGTGTTCGCGATCTTAAAGGTCAGAACTACGTAATTACCAACACTCCAGAAGATACTATCGTATCAGTTGCAATGTCTAGAGCATTAAAACAAGCAGAAACTGAAGCTGCAAAAGGTAAAAAATAA
- a CDS encoding peptidylprolyl isomerase yields the protein MKKIFLVAVSLICFLSSYAQTTKHNIDKVAAVVGNNIILLSDLNQQYTQYLYQGNPPNQDIKCKILQNTLTQKLLKQQAEIDSVMVEESQVDDEVNKRMRYSMQRAGGQERLEQFLNKSVLQYKDEIRPSIKDELIAQKMQQKITENINVTPMEVEKYFKSLGDSLPEFNTEVEVGEVILNPQLSKAEKQRFRDKIEALRLRVKSGEDMGILAKTYSEDPGSAADGGDLGFFDRNTMAKEFTSWAFKLKAGEVSPIFETEFGFHFLQVIERRGEQVHARHILIIPRTTPESLVRLEKHADSIYNNIMAKKYSFAAAANLFSDNKETKYNGGMMLNAENVQARSTFIPVDKLDPSVFLVIDTMKVGGISKPHLFTGADGKEAYRILYLKSKIPPHKANMAQDFPKIRDAAQNDKINRTLSEWFEKRRESTYIKIDDEFNTCDELKIWTKSSTASK from the coding sequence ATGAAGAAAATATTTTTAGTAGCAGTTTCTTTGATTTGCTTTTTAAGCAGTTACGCGCAAACAACAAAGCATAATATCGATAAAGTTGCTGCTGTGGTAGGAAACAACATCATCTTACTTTCGGATTTAAATCAACAATATACCCAATATCTCTACCAAGGAAACCCACCAAACCAGGATATCAAGTGTAAGATTTTGCAAAATACCTTAACTCAAAAATTGTTAAAACAACAGGCAGAAATCGATTCTGTAATGGTTGAAGAAAGCCAGGTAGATGATGAGGTAAATAAACGTATGCGTTACAGCATGCAGCGTGCGGGGGGACAGGAGCGTTTAGAGCAGTTTTTGAACAAATCCGTTCTTCAATACAAAGACGAAATCCGTCCATCGATTAAAGATGAGTTGATTGCGCAGAAGATGCAACAGAAAATTACCGAAAACATTAATGTTACGCCAATGGAGGTTGAAAAGTATTTCAAATCGCTGGGCGATAGTCTTCCGGAGTTTAACACCGAAGTTGAGGTTGGCGAGGTGATTTTAAACCCACAGCTTTCAAAAGCAGAGAAACAAAGGTTTCGCGATAAAATTGAGGCACTTCGTTTACGTGTTAAGAGCGGTGAGGATATGGGCATTTTGGCAAAGACCTATTCTGAAGATCCGGGATCTGCTGCTGATGGTGGCGACTTAGGTTTCTTCGATAGAAACACCATGGCAAAGGAATTTACAAGCTGGGCCTTTAAACTTAAGGCCGGTGAGGTATCGCCTATTTTTGAAACAGAGTTTGGCTTTCACTTTCTACAGGTTATTGAACGCCGCGGAGAGCAGGTTCATGCCCGTCATATTTTAATTATTCCGCGAACTACGCCCGAAAGCTTAGTGCGTTTAGAAAAACACGCCGATAGTATTTACAACAATATTATGGCAAAAAAGTACAGCTTTGCGGCGGCTGCAAACTTGTTTTCTGATAACAAAGAAACAAAATACAACGGAGGTATGATGTTGAATGCGGAGAATGTACAAGCCAGATCAACGTTTATTCCTGTCGACAAGTTGGATCCGTCGGTATTTTTGGTAATTGATACGATGAAAGTTGGCGGCATTTCGAAACCACATTTATTTACTGGTGCCGATGGCAAGGAAGCTTACCGCATTCTTTACTTAAAATCGAAAATACCGCCACACAAAGCAAACATGGCACAAGATTTCCCAAAAATCAGGGATGCCGCACAAAATGATAAAATTAATCGTACTTTAAGCGAATGGTTTGAAAAACGTCGTGAAAGCACTTATATCAAAATAGACGACGAGTTTAATACCTGCGATGAATTAAAAATTTGGACAAAAAGCAGTACCGCCTCAAAATAA
- a CDS encoding non-canonical purine NTP diphosphatase: MKKLVFATNNQHKTDEIRSALAGQYEVLNLNDIGCTDDIPETALTFEGNAALKSSYVVERFNLDCFADDSGLEIEALNNEPGVYSARYSGGRDSLENMRLVLEQMKNQTNRNARFKTVISLMQNGKQHFFEGAVEGTIRFEMSGSKGFGYDPIFQPNGYNITFAEMDMAEKNKISHRAIALKKMIDFLKEQ; this comes from the coding sequence ATGAAAAAACTCGTTTTTGCAACAAATAATCAACATAAAACAGACGAAATTCGTTCGGCTTTGGCTGGCCAATACGAAGTGCTTAACCTTAACGATATCGGCTGCACTGACGATATTCCGGAAACGGCACTTACTTTTGAGGGAAATGCAGCACTGAAAAGCAGCTACGTGGTTGAACGTTTCAACCTCGATTGCTTTGCCGACGACAGCGGATTAGAAATTGAAGCGTTAAATAATGAGCCCGGGGTTTACTCTGCCCGTTACAGCGGAGGCAGAGACAGCCTGGAAAACATGCGTTTGGTGCTCGAACAAATGAAAAACCAGACCAATAGAAATGCCAGATTTAAAACTGTTATTTCATTAATGCAAAACGGCAAACAGCATTTTTTCGAAGGTGCAGTTGAAGGAACAATCCGGTTCGAGATGTCGGGATCGAAAGGCTTTGGTTACGATCCGATTTTTCAGCCCAACGGCTACAACATTACTTTTGCTGAAATGGATATGGCAGAGAAGAATAAGATTAGTCACCGGGCAATAGCGCTTAAAAAAATGATCGACTTTTTGAAGGAGCAATAG
- a CDS encoding AAA family ATPase encodes MQYKNEVEAVDALHQSFNNIKAEIGKVVVGQDEIIKSVLIAIFSNGHCLLVGVPGLAKTLLVQTVAAVLDLEFNRIQFTPDLMPSDIIGAEILGEDRHFKFIKGPVFSNIILADEINRTPPKTQAALLEAMQEKSVTAAGQTHILPKPFFVLATQNPIEQEGTYPLPEAQLDRFMFNIQLNYPAFADELNIVRNTTGSKSVQLQKIIHADDIQYFQQLIRNIPITDNVLEYAVKLASKTRPNSEFATEAINKYISWGAGPRASQFLVLGAKCHAAVTGKYAPDIEDVQAVAEPILRHRIVRNYRAEAEGLSIEKIIKALL; translated from the coding sequence ATGCAGTATAAGAACGAAGTAGAAGCTGTTGATGCGCTTCATCAATCTTTCAACAATATCAAAGCCGAAATCGGCAAGGTTGTAGTTGGACAGGATGAAATCATAAAATCGGTTTTAATTGCCATTTTTAGCAACGGACACTGTTTGCTGGTTGGCGTACCGGGATTAGCAAAAACCCTACTCGTTCAAACGGTTGCAGCTGTTTTAGACCTCGAATTTAACCGCATACAGTTTACGCCCGATTTAATGCCGAGCGATATTATCGGCGCTGAGATACTTGGCGAAGACAGGCATTTTAAGTTTATTAAGGGGCCTGTTTTTTCGAATATTATTTTGGCCGATGAGATTAATCGTACACCTCCAAAAACTCAGGCGGCATTGTTAGAGGCGATGCAAGAGAAATCGGTTACTGCGGCTGGGCAGACACATATTTTACCGAAGCCCTTTTTTGTTTTAGCCACTCAAAACCCAATTGAACAAGAAGGAACTTATCCCCTGCCCGAAGCGCAATTGGATCGTTTTATGTTCAATATTCAGCTCAACTACCCTGCTTTTGCTGATGAACTGAACATTGTTAGAAACACAACAGGCAGTAAATCTGTTCAACTGCAGAAGATCATTCATGCGGATGATATTCAGTATTTTCAGCAATTGATACGCAATATTCCGATTACGGACAATGTTTTGGAATATGCGGTTAAACTAGCTTCAAAAACGCGTCCGAATAGCGAATTTGCTACTGAGGCGATAAATAAATACATCAGTTGGGGCGCTGGCCCGCGAGCTTCTCAGTTTCTTGTTTTGGGCGCCAAGTGCCATGCAGCAGTAACTGGGAAATATGCTCCTGATATTGAAGATGTGCAGGCCGTTGCTGAGCCCATTTTACGCCACCGTATCGTGCGCAATTACCGCGCTGAAGCCGAGGGATTATCTATTGAAAAAATAATCAAAGCTCTTTTATAG